A part of Desertifilum tharense IPPAS B-1220 genomic DNA contains:
- a CDS encoding putative PEP-binding protein, with translation NRKIGICGQAPSDYPEFAQFLVEQGIDSISLNP, from the coding sequence TAATCGCAAAATTGGCATCTGCGGTCAAGCGCCTAGCGATTATCCAGAGTTTGCCCAATTCTTAGTCGAACAAGGTATCGATTCTATCAGTCTCAACCCCTAA